A single genomic interval of Astyanax mexicanus isolate ESR-SI-001 chromosome 4, AstMex3_surface, whole genome shotgun sequence harbors:
- the LOC125801249 gene encoding uncharacterized protein LOC125801249 isoform X1 — translation MATSVSQAQHTQVSQEHDKLRSILEKKAPETLDELKTKGTVTEKARIKLVKLCVSDLVEKHGFTEKVALAKNIIAVFPESPGGWKRGRIYSHSGFLEMRLRNIRRKLEDGQRRYRSNKRRCEDGPNPDKEEEDGSGTTEWINLMKRLRPSTDNISSIKAAMQKTFTWRRSWIAKHSPSLSEIFEEYPHFLDMPTLLDTEFGKMFEGKGDLFLRRWEATIIPKLKAIAIMETGDLASLKDMENQNEDEKCYTMLVVLTHLLPPVAMSRCSVKFALTFLVDFVPAGSSIASLCDDCSSQTNQPQLICVGNLRAAAKQHVIVGKSDRITVPLEEGLTSAVDKLFKLYWVCNLAYPCQLSSVFCFFEHIYDMPLSTSRKAKVLKLSSKVKASQFTA, via the exons ATGGCCACTTCAGTGTCCCAAGCTCag CATACTCAAGTTTCACAAGAGCATGACAAACTGAGGTCCATTTTGGAAAAGAAAGCACCAGAGACACTTGATGAACTCAAAACCAAAGGCACTGTGACAGAAAAAGCAAGAATAAAGCTTGTTAAATTATGTGTATCTGACCTGGTGGAAAAGCATGGATT TACTGAAAAAGTGGCTCTAGCAAAGAACATCATCGCTGTCTTCCCTGAGAGTCCAGGTGGATGGAAACGGGGAAGGATTT ATTCTCATTCTGGATTTTTGGAAATGAGACTGCGCAACATTCGTCGAAAGCTAGAAGATGGTCAGCGGCGTTATAGGTCAAACAAACGACGCTGTGAAGATGGTCCTAATCCGGACAAGGAGGAGGAAGATGGTAGTGGGACAACTGAGTGGATCAACTTGATGAAAAGGCTCAGGccttctacagacaacatttcatcgATCAAAGCAGCAATGCAGAAAACCTTCACCTGGCGCAGATCATGGATAGCCAAACATTCCCCCTCCCTGTCTGAAATCTTTGAGGAATACCCACACTTCTTGGATATGCCAACTCTG ctTGATACAGAGTTTGGTAAAATGTTTGAGGGAAAAGGAGATTTGTTCTTAAGAAGATGGGAGGCTACCATCATTCCCAAGTTGAAGGCAATTGCCATCATGGAGACAGGTGATCTTGCATCTCTTAAGGACATGGAAAACCAGAATGAag ATGAGAAGTGTTACACTATGCTTGTAGTCCTTACACATCTTCTGCCACCAGTTGCAATGAGTCGCTGTTCAGTGAAGTTTGCATTAACATTCCTTGTTGATTTTGTTCCA GCTGGAAGCAGCATTGCTTCTCTTTGTGATGACTGTTCTTCACAGACCAACCAGCCCCAGCTAATCTGTGTTGGAAATCTGAGGGCTGCCGCAAAGCAACATGTCATCGTTGGAAAGAGTGACCGAATCACTGTTCCCCTTGAAGAAGGACTGACATCTGCTGTGGACAAGCTATTTAAGCTCTACTGGGTGTGTAACCTGGCCTATCCATGTCAGCTAAGCTCCGTGTTCTGCTTCTTTGAACACATCTATGACATGCCTCTCTCAACTAGCCGGAAAGCTAAGGTACTGAAGCTCAGTTCGAAGGTTAAAGCATCACAATTCACAGCATAA
- the LOC125801249 gene encoding uncharacterized protein LOC125801249 isoform X2 — MRLRNIRRKLEDGQRRYRSNKRRCEDGPNPDKEEEDGSGTTEWINLMKRLRPSTDNISSIKAAMQKTFTWRRSWIAKHSPSLSEIFEEYPHFLDMPTLLDTEFGKMFEGKGDLFLRRWEATIIPKLKAIAIMETGDLASLKDMENQNEDEKCYTMLVVLTHLLPPVAMSRCSVKFALTFLVDFVPAGSSIASLCDDCSSQTNQPQLICVGNLRAAAKQHVIVGKSDRITVPLEEGLTSAVDKLFKLYWVCNLAYPCQLSSVFCFFEHIYDMPLSTSRKAKVLKLSSKVKASQFTA, encoded by the exons ATGAGACTGCGCAACATTCGTCGAAAGCTAGAAGATGGTCAGCGGCGTTATAGGTCAAACAAACGACGCTGTGAAGATGGTCCTAATCCGGACAAGGAGGAGGAAGATGGTAGTGGGACAACTGAGTGGATCAACTTGATGAAAAGGCTCAGGccttctacagacaacatttcatcgATCAAAGCAGCAATGCAGAAAACCTTCACCTGGCGCAGATCATGGATAGCCAAACATTCCCCCTCCCTGTCTGAAATCTTTGAGGAATACCCACACTTCTTGGATATGCCAACTCTG ctTGATACAGAGTTTGGTAAAATGTTTGAGGGAAAAGGAGATTTGTTCTTAAGAAGATGGGAGGCTACCATCATTCCCAAGTTGAAGGCAATTGCCATCATGGAGACAGGTGATCTTGCATCTCTTAAGGACATGGAAAACCAGAATGAag ATGAGAAGTGTTACACTATGCTTGTAGTCCTTACACATCTTCTGCCACCAGTTGCAATGAGTCGCTGTTCAGTGAAGTTTGCATTAACATTCCTTGTTGATTTTGTTCCA GCTGGAAGCAGCATTGCTTCTCTTTGTGATGACTGTTCTTCACAGACCAACCAGCCCCAGCTAATCTGTGTTGGAAATCTGAGGGCTGCCGCAAAGCAACATGTCATCGTTGGAAAGAGTGACCGAATCACTGTTCCCCTTGAAGAAGGACTGACATCTGCTGTGGACAAGCTATTTAAGCTCTACTGGGTGTGTAACCTGGCCTATCCATGTCAGCTAAGCTCCGTGTTCTGCTTCTTTGAACACATCTATGACATGCCTCTCTCAACTAGCCGGAAAGCTAAGGTACTGAAGCTCAGTTCGAAGGTTAAAGCATCACAATTCACAGCATAA